A region of uncultured Anaeromusa sp. DNA encodes the following proteins:
- the secA gene encoding preprotein translocase subunit SecA, with the protein MFGFIKKLFGDPNAKTIERMQQTVEQINALEKDLQNFSDASLAAKTEEFKRRLGNGETLDDLLPEAFAVAREASRRVLGMRHFDVQLMGGMVLHEGNIAEMRTGEGKTLAATLPVYLNALTGKGVHVITVNDYLAHRDSEWMGQLYQFLGLSVGTILHGLTYADRKHAYACDVTYGTNNEFGFDYLRDNMVIYADQMVQRPLNFAIVDEVDSILVDEARTPLIISGPGERATDIYAKVAKVVEKLEKEADFTLDEKAKQVLPTEAGIAKAEKLLGVTNMYAGDNMQLSHYFNQALRAKALMELDRDYVVKDGEVVIVDEFTGRLMFGRRYGDGLHQAIEAKEGVKIQRESQTLASITFQNYFRMYGKLAGMTGTAKTEEPEFQKIYNLDVVVLPTNQLVVSENFPDVVFKTQKAKYKAAVQEIAERHAKGQPLLVGTTSISQSEELSAMLKKHGVPHNVLNAKHHDKEAAIIAQAGQKGSVTIATNMAGRGTDIKLGEGVPELGGLHIVGTERHESRRIDNQLRGRCGRQGDPGSSRFYLSLEDDLMRIFGSDHIATIMDKLGMEEDEPIEHNMVSKAIENAQKKVENRNFEIRKYVLEYDDVMNQQREIIYAQRKQILLGENLRENILAMIEKIADHGIALYADANTYPEDWDLAGLIKFCEEYFIPEGHLTVAKLETCNREELRDEVMTAAQDAYEGRERLFGEENMRELEKVIMLKVLDSKWIEHLDAMDGLREGIGLRAYGQKDPLIEYKIEAYDMFQQLMEYIQDDIVKYMFRVNIISQPEDHLQQATENHGEADENAPKQPVVNKDKVGRNDPCPCGSGKKYKNCCGIN; encoded by the coding sequence TTGTTCGGTTTCATTAAGAAACTCTTTGGAGACCCGAATGCAAAGACCATCGAGCGGATGCAGCAGACGGTGGAACAGATTAACGCCTTAGAGAAGGATTTGCAGAATTTTAGCGATGCTTCTTTGGCAGCCAAGACAGAAGAATTCAAGCGACGCCTGGGAAATGGCGAGACGCTGGACGACTTATTGCCGGAGGCGTTCGCTGTAGCTAGGGAAGCTTCACGGCGCGTGCTGGGCATGCGCCATTTTGACGTGCAACTGATGGGCGGTATGGTCTTGCATGAAGGTAATATCGCGGAAATGCGTACTGGTGAAGGTAAAACACTGGCGGCGACGCTGCCGGTATATTTGAATGCCTTGACCGGCAAAGGCGTCCATGTTATTACGGTCAACGACTATTTGGCTCACCGCGACAGCGAATGGATGGGGCAGCTGTATCAATTTTTAGGCTTGTCCGTGGGAACTATTTTGCACGGTTTGACCTATGCCGACCGTAAGCATGCTTATGCCTGCGACGTTACTTATGGTACTAACAATGAATTCGGCTTTGATTATTTACGTGACAATATGGTTATTTACGCGGACCAAATGGTGCAGCGTCCGCTGAACTTTGCTATTGTTGACGAAGTGGACAGCATTTTAGTCGATGAAGCGAGAACGCCTCTGATTATTTCCGGCCCTGGCGAGCGTGCAACCGATATCTACGCTAAAGTAGCCAAAGTGGTAGAAAAATTGGAAAAAGAGGCCGACTTTACGTTGGATGAAAAAGCGAAGCAAGTCCTTCCTACTGAGGCGGGCATTGCTAAGGCGGAAAAATTGCTGGGCGTGACTAATATGTACGCTGGCGACAATATGCAGCTGTCTCATTATTTCAATCAGGCGCTGCGGGCGAAGGCGCTCATGGAACTTGACCGCGACTATGTGGTAAAAGACGGCGAAGTGGTTATTGTTGATGAGTTCACTGGACGTTTGATGTTCGGGCGTCGTTACGGCGATGGCTTGCATCAGGCCATTGAAGCCAAGGAAGGCGTGAAAATCCAGCGAGAAAGCCAGACGTTGGCTTCGATTACCTTCCAGAACTACTTCCGCATGTACGGAAAACTGGCAGGTATGACCGGTACGGCGAAAACCGAAGAACCGGAATTCCAGAAAATCTACAATTTGGATGTGGTCGTACTGCCGACAAACCAGTTGGTAGTGAGCGAAAATTTCCCGGATGTGGTTTTCAAAACGCAGAAAGCTAAGTATAAGGCGGCTGTGCAGGAAATTGCCGAGCGTCATGCCAAAGGGCAGCCGCTGTTGGTAGGTACTACCTCTATCAGCCAGTCGGAAGAATTATCTGCGATGCTCAAAAAGCATGGCGTACCGCACAATGTTCTGAATGCCAAGCATCATGACAAGGAAGCCGCCATTATTGCGCAAGCAGGGCAAAAAGGCTCAGTAACCATTGCGACCAATATGGCTGGCCGTGGTACAGATATCAAGCTGGGCGAAGGCGTGCCGGAATTGGGAGGTTTGCATATTGTCGGTACGGAGCGTCATGAAAGCCGTCGTATTGATAATCAGCTGCGCGGTCGTTGCGGTCGTCAGGGAGACCCGGGTTCCAGCCGGTTCTATCTGTCGCTAGAAGATGACTTGATGCGCATTTTCGGTTCCGATCATATTGCTACTATTATGGATAAGTTGGGCATGGAAGAAGACGAGCCTATCGAGCACAATATGGTCAGCAAGGCTATTGAAAACGCCCAGAAAAAAGTGGAAAATCGCAACTTTGAAATTCGTAAATATGTGTTGGAGTATGACGATGTCATGAACCAGCAACGTGAGATTATCTATGCGCAGCGTAAACAGATTTTGCTGGGCGAAAATCTCCGTGAAAACATTTTGGCGATGATTGAGAAGATTGCTGATCATGGCATTGCTCTTTATGCTGACGCCAATACGTACCCAGAAGATTGGGATTTGGCTGGTCTCATCAAGTTCTGCGAAGAGTACTTTATACCGGAAGGCCATCTGACAGTTGCTAAACTGGAAACCTGCAATCGCGAAGAACTGCGGGATGAAGTAATGACGGCAGCTCAGGATGCCTACGAAGGTCGGGAACGGCTCTTTGGGGAAGAAAATATGCGCGAACTGGAAAAGGTTATTATGCTCAAGGTACTGGACAGCAAGTGGATCGAGCATTTAGACGCCATGGACGGCTTGCGCGAAGGCATTGGCCTGCGAGCCTATGGTCAAAAGGATCCGTTGATTGAGTATAAGATTGAAGCGTATGATATGTTCCAGCAATTGATGGAATACATCCAGGACGATATCGTCAAGTACATGTTCCGGGTGAACATTATTTCGCAGCCGGAGGATCATCTGCAGCAGGCTACAGAGAACCACGGGGAAGCGGACGAGAATGCACCCAAGCAGCCGGTGGTAAACAAGGACAAGGTGGGGCGCAACGATCCCTGCCCTTGCGGCAGCGGAAAAAAGTACAAGAATTGCTGCGGCATTAACTAA
- a CDS encoding ABC transporter ATP-binding protein produces MLRVEHLAVEVEGRKILKDINLHIKQGEVHVLFGPNGTGKSTLINAIMGFSRYKITAGRIFFKGEDITELPVYERVRRGVGVMIQRPPTVRGLAVRDMVRLCAGEREVDVEALAKSVNMENFLDRSVNDGFSGGEIKRSELLQLLAQQPDLLLLDEPESGVDIENIAVVGKAADRILQRGVNGGNTLPLKMRREGRSKSGLIITHTGHIMQYVPVDVAHVLFDGVVSCSGNPQEMFSCIQTQGYEACVSCDMTGGN; encoded by the coding sequence ATGCTGCGAGTGGAACATCTGGCTGTGGAAGTGGAAGGCCGGAAGATCTTGAAGGATATCAATCTGCATATTAAGCAGGGCGAGGTGCATGTGCTTTTCGGTCCCAATGGTACAGGGAAGTCGACATTGATTAATGCCATTATGGGCTTTTCTCGTTATAAAATTACCGCGGGACGTATCTTCTTTAAAGGAGAAGATATTACCGAGCTGCCTGTGTACGAGCGCGTGCGCCGCGGCGTGGGCGTAATGATTCAGCGTCCGCCTACGGTGCGGGGGCTGGCGGTACGTGATATGGTGCGTTTGTGCGCCGGGGAACGGGAAGTGGACGTAGAGGCATTGGCCAAATCGGTCAATATGGAGAATTTCTTAGATCGCTCGGTGAATGATGGCTTTTCCGGCGGCGAGATCAAGCGTTCTGAGCTCTTGCAGCTTTTGGCGCAGCAGCCGGACCTGCTGCTTTTGGATGAACCGGAGTCTGGGGTGGATATTGAGAATATCGCGGTCGTGGGCAAGGCTGCGGATCGTATTTTGCAGCGCGGTGTTAACGGAGGCAATACGCTGCCGTTGAAAATGCGTCGCGAAGGACGAAGTAAATCCGGCTTGATCATTACGCATACAGGGCATATTATGCAATATGTACCTGTGGATGTAGCCCATGTGCTTTTTGACGGCGTTGTATCCTGCAGCGGCAATCCGCAAGAGATGTTTTCCTGTATTCAGACGCAAGGCTATGAAGCTTGCGTCAGCTGCGACATGACAGGAGGAAACTGA
- a CDS encoding SufD family Fe-S cluster assembly protein yields the protein MKRQQDIEQQARQAEKKQALYGADIDFAEFSDQQGEEQYLEQPAVQLDEARKRSLEGIGIDVSGAGRSGTFLQTDHAVTHCQVQGNGLEIMSVDEALKCHDWLEEEYWWRAVAPDADKYTARAAVHQEHGYFIRALPGVKVEDPVQACMYISSEEVVQDVHNVIIVEEGAELHVITGCGTDPHVRKGMHIGISEFFVKKGAKLTFTMIHRWGEEVAVRPRTGVIVEEGGTYLSNYICLQRVKDIQMYPTTRLVGRGAVARLNSVIVAPEGAHMDIGGRVILEAPGVRGEIVARTLSTGGIIINRGHLLGKAPESKAHLECNGLILHPKGVIHAIPELEARTDNAELSHEAAVGKIAPEEIEYLMARGLNEDEATATIVRGFLNVDIEGLPATLVQEIDKAINEFSVNKGM from the coding sequence ATGAAACGACAGCAGGATATTGAGCAACAGGCGCGTCAGGCAGAAAAAAAGCAGGCGTTGTACGGCGCGGATATTGATTTTGCTGAGTTTTCGGATCAGCAGGGCGAAGAGCAGTACTTGGAACAGCCGGCGGTGCAACTGGATGAGGCGCGTAAACGCTCCTTGGAAGGAATTGGCATCGACGTGTCCGGTGCGGGGCGTTCGGGAACTTTTTTGCAGACCGACCATGCAGTAACTCACTGCCAAGTGCAGGGGAACGGCTTGGAAATCATGAGTGTCGACGAGGCTCTGAAATGTCACGACTGGCTGGAAGAGGAGTATTGGTGGCGGGCGGTAGCGCCTGACGCGGATAAATATACTGCTCGGGCGGCGGTGCATCAGGAGCATGGCTACTTCATCCGGGCGCTGCCTGGCGTCAAGGTGGAGGACCCGGTGCAGGCCTGTATGTACATTAGCTCGGAAGAAGTAGTGCAAGATGTGCATAACGTGATTATTGTCGAAGAAGGAGCGGAACTGCACGTCATCACTGGCTGTGGTACGGACCCGCATGTACGTAAGGGCATGCATATCGGCATCAGTGAGTTTTTTGTCAAAAAAGGCGCCAAGCTGACTTTTACCATGATTCATCGCTGGGGTGAAGAAGTGGCGGTACGACCACGGACCGGTGTTATCGTCGAAGAAGGCGGCACGTATTTGTCGAATTATATCTGCCTGCAGCGAGTGAAGGACATTCAGATGTATCCGACGACTCGTCTGGTAGGACGAGGTGCGGTGGCGCGGCTGAATTCTGTCATTGTGGCGCCGGAAGGGGCGCATATGGATATCGGCGGCCGGGTGATTCTAGAAGCTCCCGGGGTGCGCGGCGAGATTGTAGCGCGGACGCTGTCAACAGGTGGTATCATTATCAATCGCGGCCATCTGTTGGGCAAGGCGCCGGAGAGCAAGGCACATTTGGAATGCAACGGCTTGATTTTGCATCCGAAAGGCGTGATTCACGCCATTCCGGAGTTAGAGGCGCGAACCGACAACGCCGAGCTTAGCCATGAGGCGGCGGTGGGGAAGATTGCGCCAGAAGAGATTGAGTATCTTATGGCGCGCGGTCTGAATGAGGACGAGGCGACGGCGACCATAGTGCGCGGCTTCTTGAATGTAGATATTGAGGGCCTGCCTGCGACGCTGGTGCAGGAAATCGATAAAGCGATTAATGAGTTCTCGGTGAATAAGGGAATGTAG
- the prfB gene encoding peptide chain release factor 2 (programmed frameshift): MLLEDLRVEIVRVGETLEEMRGSLDVAVKEEKIAELEYEMGAPDFWDHPEKAQQLMRETTALKDTCETYRKLESRYEDMQVLWELGMEEKDESLYPEVESSLNQLKQELEHLQLTLLLAGEYDANNAILTLHAGAGGTEAQDWAQMLLRMYVRWAEKGGYKVETMDFLAGDEAGVKSATILVSGHNAYGYLKAEKGVHRLVRISPFDSSGRRHTSFVALDVMPEIDDTVEVDLNMADVRVDTYRASGAGGQHINKTDSAVRMTHIPTGTVAQCQSERSQIQNREQCLHMLRAKLFVLERQKQEQELNELAGDYQAIEWGSQIRSYVFHPYNMVKDHRTNAETGNVQAVMDGDLELFIQAYLRREMQGD, from the exons ATGTTATTGGAAGATTTACGAGTAGAAATCGTCCGTGTAGGGGAAACGCTAGAGGAAATGAGGGGATCTCTT GACGTAGCTGTCAAAGAAGAAAAGATCGCCGAACTGGAATACGAAATGGGAGCGCCTGATTTCTGGGATCATCCAGAGAAGGCGCAGCAGCTGATGCGGGAAACGACGGCGTTGAAGGATACATGCGAGACCTATCGGAAGCTGGAAAGCCGTTATGAGGATATGCAGGTACTGTGGGAACTGGGTATGGAGGAGAAGGACGAAAGCTTGTATCCGGAAGTGGAATCGTCCTTGAACCAGCTTAAACAGGAACTGGAGCATCTGCAGTTGACGCTGCTTTTGGCAGGAGAGTATGATGCCAATAATGCCATTTTGACGCTCCATGCTGGCGCTGGTGGTACGGAAGCCCAGGATTGGGCGCAGATGCTGCTACGTATGTATGTGCGCTGGGCGGAAAAAGGCGGCTATAAAGTGGAGACCATGGATTTTCTCGCTGGTGATGAAGCCGGAGTGAAAAGTGCTACCATTTTAGTAAGCGGTCATAATGCGTACGGGTATCTAAAAGCGGAAAAGGGCGTGCATCGGTTGGTGCGGATTTCGCCTTTCGATTCCAGTGGCCGGCGGCATACATCGTTTGTGGCGTTGGACGTCATGCCGGAAATTGACGATACAGTAGAAGTAGACTTGAATATGGCGGATGTGCGCGTAGATACGTACCGTGCCAGTGGCGCTGGTGGTCAGCATATCAATAAAACCGACTCGGCGGTACGCATGACCCACATACCGACAGGAACTGTGGCTCAATGCCAAAGCGAACGTTCGCAGATTCAAAACCGTGAGCAATGCTTGCATATGCTGAGGGCCAAACTCTTTGTACTGGAACGTCAGAAGCAAGAACAAGAACTGAATGAACTAGCCGGAGATTATCAGGCTATTGAATGGGGCAGCCAAATTCGTTCCTATGTTTTCCATCCGTACAATATGGTTAAAGATCATCGGACCAATGCGGAAACAGGCAATGTGCAGGCTGTTATGGACGGGGATTTGGAGCTGTTTATTCAGGCGTATTTGCGCCGGGAAATGCAGGGGGACTAA
- a CDS encoding LmeA family phospholipid-binding protein, whose amino-acid sequence MRKTGTVLAMIAAVLILLELVLPATMNGMLEASLTKQFQAATVEAETSGRPALLLLTGQVSRVQVTAVKGRLDRLAFEELSADIQDARIDLLSLLQSQRISLQNPRKLSARLAVSEESLAELLRQEMKGFEQVRVQIHPEKIDISGAYGVGGVFSLPLQVEGRIETDGDTVRFVPTYFKVGGRSVRQLGSLGGKGVLLLDVKRVAVPLVIAEVQAQEGRLTIIAKERS is encoded by the coding sequence GTGCGTAAAACAGGTACTGTTTTGGCGATGATAGCAGCAGTTCTTATTTTGCTGGAATTGGTGCTGCCGGCAACGATGAATGGCATGTTGGAAGCGTCATTGACCAAACAGTTTCAGGCGGCGACAGTGGAGGCGGAAACAAGCGGTCGCCCGGCGTTGTTGTTGTTAACCGGGCAAGTGTCTCGGGTGCAAGTGACTGCTGTGAAGGGCAGGCTGGACCGTTTGGCTTTTGAAGAATTGTCCGCCGATATTCAAGACGCTCGTATCGATTTGTTATCGTTGTTGCAGAGTCAGCGCATTTCCCTGCAAAATCCGAGAAAGCTATCTGCGCGGCTTGCGGTTAGCGAAGAAAGTTTGGCGGAACTTTTGCGACAGGAAATGAAGGGCTTCGAACAAGTCCGCGTGCAAATTCATCCGGAAAAGATCGACATTTCCGGCGCCTATGGCGTTGGCGGCGTTTTTTCTCTGCCGTTGCAGGTGGAGGGACGCATTGAGACTGACGGAGACACAGTGCGTTTTGTACCTACCTATTTTAAAGTAGGCGGACGCAGCGTGCGCCAACTGGGAAGCCTTGGCGGCAAAGGAGTGCTGCTTCTTGATGTGAAGCGTGTAGCCGTGCCGCTGGTGATTGCCGAGGTGCAGGCTCAAGAAGGCCGGTTGACGATTATTGCCAAAGAACGAAGTTGA
- a CDS encoding DUF5693 family protein, with protein sequence MTKFRYNRWLLACMVLGLVAALYAGWQRHQTETANHTVEMVYDREELAELARIEGRSEQEVLAQFREAGVTSLAVYERTLEKLNQNGQVTSMPGAHLLHQYRTGTLSDPFWRRLVENGSIVAEDIYIIGHDETVFGEVKADLVRRLGESRVLSVAEKQGVLQVKADYEKAVKWNLGLPTDEMRQVAQAGFLVVARPSNYTLVKAEDVEAVFARMDAAGVQKQVSTLMFVGEEALGYPNQLELTAQKMKERQLTLGMIEHPLQLQFVKQDGLLELAALANYRAARVYTIAKDEMLKLKPDEAAHRWPVTDQERNIRINLLRKFVKTDPGKTLLETNLDYVRATRNGIMEKGFAIGRADVFAEYVPSPYVLALIMLGAAASGVLFLSLVRPFSPLLQYILLVITAAVLIVPVFKGGGLMARQVAALASAVIIPALSMTWQLDRWRWLSPKKGAPLTRILGDGAVSLTLLVLFSLVGGLYVAGLLGDVRFFLEMEIYRGVKVTFIAPLLLVSITYLARHNLFGPEPVLGVVPQLKRMLNYPIYVKTMLGVALLAVAAWIFVGRSGHTAGVPVPAIELKLRAFLEQVMYARPREKEFMIGHPAFFLAMLAWYRQWPRLVHFVLVLGATIAQGSLVETFAHLRTPVLMSTVRAFDGLIVGIVFGVLAVVALQIAQYLTYLLERRTAGDE encoded by the coding sequence TTGACGAAATTCCGTTATAACCGCTGGCTGCTGGCCTGCATGGTGCTAGGGCTTGTTGCTGCTTTGTACGCAGGCTGGCAGAGACATCAGACGGAGACGGCCAATCATACTGTGGAAATGGTTTATGACCGTGAAGAACTGGCGGAATTGGCTCGCATCGAAGGGCGTTCGGAGCAGGAAGTGCTGGCGCAGTTTCGCGAAGCGGGCGTAACGTCGCTGGCCGTGTATGAGCGGACGCTGGAGAAGTTGAATCAAAATGGTCAGGTGACAAGCATGCCTGGGGCTCATTTGCTGCACCAGTATCGTACGGGAACGCTGTCAGACCCCTTTTGGCGTCGCTTAGTTGAAAACGGGAGCATTGTAGCGGAGGATATTTATATCATTGGTCACGATGAAACCGTGTTTGGCGAGGTCAAGGCGGATTTGGTGCGCCGTTTGGGGGAAAGCCGCGTGCTTTCGGTAGCGGAAAAACAGGGCGTGCTGCAGGTAAAAGCTGACTATGAAAAGGCTGTCAAATGGAATTTAGGTCTGCCGACCGATGAAATGCGTCAAGTGGCGCAGGCAGGCTTTTTAGTCGTGGCTCGCCCCAGCAATTACACGCTGGTGAAAGCAGAGGATGTGGAAGCTGTTTTTGCCCGTATGGATGCTGCAGGTGTGCAAAAGCAGGTAAGCACGCTCATGTTTGTAGGCGAAGAGGCTTTGGGATATCCGAATCAGCTGGAATTGACGGCGCAGAAGATGAAGGAGCGTCAATTGACCTTGGGCATGATCGAACATCCGTTACAGCTGCAGTTTGTCAAGCAAGATGGCCTTTTGGAGTTGGCAGCTTTGGCAAATTATCGGGCGGCGCGGGTATACACCATTGCTAAGGACGAAATGCTGAAGCTCAAACCGGACGAGGCGGCTCATCGCTGGCCGGTGACGGATCAGGAACGCAATATCCGCATCAATTTGCTGCGGAAATTCGTCAAAACTGATCCAGGAAAGACGCTTTTAGAGACAAACCTCGACTATGTTCGCGCTACGCGCAACGGCATTATGGAGAAAGGCTTTGCTATTGGCAGGGCCGACGTGTTTGCTGAGTATGTGCCTTCGCCGTATGTGTTGGCTTTAATCATGCTTGGCGCAGCAGCATCTGGCGTGCTTTTCTTGTCGCTTGTGCGGCCGTTTTCGCCGTTGTTGCAGTATATATTGCTGGTAATTACCGCGGCTGTCTTGATTGTGCCTGTTTTTAAGGGCGGCGGTTTGATGGCGCGGCAGGTGGCTGCTTTAGCGAGTGCCGTGATTATTCCTGCTTTGTCCATGACCTGGCAGTTGGATCGCTGGCGTTGGCTCTCGCCGAAAAAAGGCGCGCCGTTGACGCGCATTCTGGGCGATGGAGCGGTAAGCTTGACGCTGCTGGTGCTGTTTTCCTTGGTTGGCGGTTTATATGTGGCTGGCTTGTTGGGCGATGTGCGTTTCTTCTTGGAAATGGAGATTTACCGTGGCGTCAAGGTGACTTTTATAGCGCCGCTTCTCTTAGTTTCCATTACGTATTTGGCTCGTCACAATCTATTTGGGCCAGAGCCTGTGCTAGGAGTAGTGCCGCAGCTGAAACGTATGCTGAACTATCCGATTTATGTAAAAACGATGCTGGGTGTTGCGCTATTGGCTGTGGCGGCTTGGATTTTTGTAGGTCGTTCCGGCCATACTGCAGGTGTGCCGGTTCCTGCGATAGAACTGAAATTACGGGCGTTTTTAGAACAAGTGATGTACGCTCGGCCGCGGGAAAAAGAATTTATGATAGGTCATCCGGCCTTCTTTTTGGCTATGCTGGCGTGGTATCGTCAGTGGCCTAGGCTGGTGCATTTTGTTTTGGTACTGGGAGCGACAATCGCTCAGGGGTCATTAGTAGAGACGTTTGCTCATTTGCGTACGCCGGTGCTGATGTCGACGGTGCGGGCCTTTGACGGTCTGATTGTGGGCATTGTATTTGGCGTACTGGCTGTGGTTGCTTTGCAGATTGCCCAGTATCTCACATACCTGCTGGAAAGGAGAACCGCAGGGGATGAGTGA
- the csaB gene encoding polysaccharide pyruvyl transferase CsaB, translated as MSEIAISGYYGFSNAGDEAMLAAMIEVIGDLAPEAIITVISGNPDDTRQRHGVQAVHRLDVPAVMRLLKRSKLLISGGGSLLQDVTSERSLYYYLGVMWLARRLGTPVMLYSQGIGPVCGSLAQRVMRYVGNDAALITVRDEGSLEELRRLHILRPPQEVTADPVLAMHPVDKGLGRGILKRHGLEGTAPLVGLAIREWQGWDGYKEALAQAADRLVESCGARIVFLPMQSTEDIQAARKVQARMKQHSVVLQDAYTTSELLSLVGNLDVLLGIRLHALIFAAIMQVPLIGISYDPKIERFLSMLGEKPIGSLRSLQAADLSEAVQALLQNPVRPWLPRMKELRDKAYRAAELAVDLLNKKP; from the coding sequence ATGAGTGAGATTGCCATTTCTGGTTATTATGGTTTTTCCAACGCCGGCGACGAAGCGATGCTGGCGGCTATGATTGAAGTTATTGGGGATCTGGCGCCGGAGGCGATCATTACGGTTATTTCCGGCAACCCCGATGATACGAGGCAGCGCCATGGCGTGCAGGCGGTGCATCGCTTGGATGTGCCTGCGGTGATGCGGCTGTTGAAGCGTTCGAAGCTGCTCATTAGCGGCGGCGGCAGTCTGCTGCAGGATGTGACCAGCGAGCGAAGCCTGTATTACTATCTGGGGGTTATGTGGCTGGCTAGAAGGCTGGGAACGCCGGTTATGCTGTATTCGCAGGGCATTGGGCCGGTTTGCGGCTCCTTGGCCCAGCGAGTTATGCGTTACGTAGGCAATGATGCGGCGCTGATCACGGTGCGTGATGAAGGGTCGCTGGAAGAGTTGCGACGTTTGCATATTCTCAGGCCGCCGCAGGAAGTGACGGCAGATCCGGTCTTAGCTATGCATCCGGTGGATAAAGGACTGGGACGTGGCATTTTGAAACGCCATGGTCTGGAGGGCACAGCGCCGTTGGTGGGCTTGGCCATTCGCGAATGGCAGGGCTGGGACGGTTATAAGGAAGCGCTGGCGCAAGCCGCAGACCGTCTAGTGGAGAGCTGTGGTGCACGTATTGTGTTTTTGCCGATGCAGTCTACAGAAGACATACAAGCGGCGCGCAAGGTGCAGGCTCGCATGAAGCAGCATTCTGTGGTTTTGCAGGACGCTTATACTACCAGCGAGTTATTGTCGTTGGTGGGGAATTTAGATGTTCTTTTAGGCATTCGGCTGCATGCGCTGATTTTCGCGGCTATCATGCAGGTGCCGCTAATCGGCATTTCTTACGATCCGAAGATTGAACGTTTCTTGTCCATGTTAGGGGAAAAACCCATCGGCTCGTTGCGCAGCCTGCAGGCTGCAGATTTGTCCGAGGCGGTGCAGGCTTTGCTGCAAAATCCCGTGCGCCCTTGGCTGCCGCGCATGAAAGAACTGCGTGACAAAGCCTATCGGGCCGCGGAACTGGCCGTGGACTTGCTGAATAAAAAACCGTAA